In the genome of Gordonia rubripertincta, one region contains:
- a CDS encoding acyl-CoA dehydrogenase family protein — translation MAINLELPKKFDSTVERTHLAAEHIFRPISRKYDKAEHEYPVELDDLAKLAKQGRGSEKAADSSSSDDAPSVNGANMRGLISALEMSWGDVGLLLSIPGQGLGNAAIAAVANPEQLEKFSDVWAAMAITEPSFGSDSAAVSTTATRDGDDYVINGEKIFVTAGSRADHVVVWATIDKSVGRAAIKSFVVPMTTEGVTVARLEHKLGIKASDTAVIRFENARVPAENLLGSPEIDTKKAFGGVMQTFDNTRPVVAAMAIGLGRAALEELRRMLEEAGHEIDYDRSAAAQHATVAEFIRLESEWEASWLHTLRAAWMADNSQPNSTEASMSKAKAGRTVTEITNKAVEIGATAGFSETSLLEKWARDSKILDIFEGTQQIQQLIVARRVLGKSSADLK, via the coding sequence ATGGCGATCAACCTGGAGCTCCCGAAGAAGTTCGATTCGACGGTCGAGCGCACCCACCTGGCTGCCGAGCACATCTTCCGGCCCATCTCGCGCAAGTACGACAAGGCCGAGCACGAATACCCGGTCGAACTCGATGACCTGGCGAAGCTCGCCAAGCAGGGACGCGGGTCGGAGAAGGCAGCCGACTCGTCGAGCAGCGACGACGCGCCGTCGGTCAACGGCGCCAACATGCGCGGCCTGATCTCCGCTCTCGAGATGAGCTGGGGCGATGTGGGCCTGCTGCTCTCCATCCCCGGTCAGGGACTCGGCAATGCCGCCATCGCGGCCGTCGCCAACCCCGAACAGCTCGAGAAGTTCTCCGACGTCTGGGCGGCGATGGCCATCACCGAGCCCAGCTTCGGTTCGGACTCCGCGGCCGTCTCGACGACGGCCACCCGCGACGGCGACGACTACGTCATCAACGGCGAGAAGATCTTCGTCACCGCCGGTTCGCGGGCTGATCACGTGGTCGTGTGGGCGACCATCGACAAAAGTGTCGGCCGTGCTGCCATCAAGAGTTTCGTCGTCCCGATGACGACCGAGGGTGTGACGGTCGCACGCCTGGAGCACAAGCTCGGCATCAAGGCCTCCGACACCGCGGTGATCCGGTTCGAGAACGCCCGGGTCCCCGCCGAGAACCTGCTCGGTTCGCCGGAGATCGACACCAAGAAGGCCTTCGGCGGGGTCATGCAGACCTTCGACAACACGCGCCCGGTCGTCGCCGCCATGGCGATCGGCCTCGGTCGCGCGGCACTCGAGGAGCTCCGCCGGATGCTCGAAGAGGCCGGCCACGAGATCGACTACGACCGCTCGGCCGCCGCCCAGCATGCGACCGTCGCCGAGTTCATCCGCCTTGAATCGGAGTGGGAGGCCTCGTGGTTGCACACCCTGCGGGCCGCCTGGATGGCCGACAACTCCCAGCCGAACTCCACCGAGGCCTCGATGTCGAAGGCGAAGGCGGGTCGTACGGTCACCGAGATCACCAACAAGGCCGTGGAAATCGGTGCGACCGCAGGTTTCTCGGAGACCTCGCTCCTCGAGAAGTGGGCTCGGGACTCCAAGATCCTCGACATCTTCGAGGGAACTCAGCAGATTCAGCAGCTGATCGTCGCCCGCCGCGTTCTCGGAAAGTCCAGCGCGGACCTGAAGTGA
- a CDS encoding TfoX/Sxy family protein has product MAYDEELAFRIRALLATEVGVDEVPMFGGLAFLINGNMAVTVSGKGGIMVRVPPEETHTLLEYPHTAPMHMSARETLGWLRVFEEGIASDRQLTRWVTIGADYARRLPPK; this is encoded by the coding sequence GTGGCCTACGACGAGGAACTCGCCTTCCGCATCCGCGCGCTTCTCGCGACGGAAGTGGGCGTGGACGAGGTGCCCATGTTCGGCGGCCTGGCCTTCCTGATCAACGGCAACATGGCCGTGACCGTCAGCGGCAAGGGCGGGATCATGGTGCGCGTGCCGCCCGAGGAGACCCACACCCTGCTCGAGTACCCGCACACCGCCCCCATGCACATGTCGGCGCGCGAGACGCTCGGCTGGCTGCGCGTCTTCGAAGAGGGGATCGCGTCGGATCGGCAATTGACCCGCTGGGTCACCATCGGCGCCGACTACGCCCGGAGACTCCCACCGAAGTAG
- the leuS gene encoding leucine--tRNA ligase, translating into MTSVDTTSTNGSAGATAHRYTAEVAGELEQRWQQTWSDERAYEAPNPVGPLAGDLSAFGGGSADAPDKLFVQDMFPYPSGAGLHVGHPLGFIASDVFARYQRMTGKNVLHTMGFDSFGLPAEQYAVQTGTHPRTTTEQNIERYLGQIRRLGLGHDERRRVATTDVDFYRWTQWIFLQIYNAWFDADQGKARRIAELVDEFVSGTRELTGEHAGKSWADLSPAERTAVIDDHRLVYLSDSLVNWCPGLGTVLANEEVTADGRSDRGNFPVFRKHLRQWMMRITAYSDRLLDDLELLDWPEKVKTMQRNWVGRSRGAQVRFGAPGVGDIEVFTTRPDTLFGATYMVLAPEHPLVDSLIADAWPEGTDARWTGGAGDPAGAIAGYRASIAAKSDLERQENKEKTGVFTGSFAVNPVNGHQVPVFIADYVLMGYGTGAIMAVPAHDARDHEFATVFGLPIVEVIGSDTDVQAEAYVGDGPLVNSDFLNGKNVEDAKAAIVERLEADGVGTGKIQYKLRDWLFARQRYWGEPFPVVYDADGQPHALPESMLPVELPEVEDYAPVSFDPDDADSEPSPPLAKASDWMTVELDLGDGPKTYTRDANVMPQWAGSSWYQLRYIDPTNQDTLCDKDNEAYWMGPRPELHGRNDPGGLDLYIGGVEHAVLHLLYSRFWHKVLFDLGYVTSREPYRKLFNQGMIQAYAYTDSRGIYVPAEEVTEENGTFFYNGEEVTQEYGKMGKSLKNSVTPDDICRDYGADTLRVYEMFMGPLDQSRPWATKDVVGSQRFLQRIWRLVVDEESGTSRVADTESDDDTKRLLHKTIAGVREDYEALRNNTAVAKLTVLTNHLTKNFEKTGVPRDAVEALVIMLAPLAPHIAEELWHRLGHGTLVVRAPFPVADEAWLVEDTIEIPVQVKGKVRSRITVAADADEDTLRTTALADEKIAALLDGAEPRKVIVVPGRMVNVVP; encoded by the coding sequence GTGACTTCAGTCGACACCACCAGCACCAACGGCTCCGCCGGCGCCACCGCTCATCGCTACACCGCAGAGGTCGCGGGCGAGCTCGAGCAGCGCTGGCAGCAGACCTGGTCCGACGAGCGTGCCTACGAGGCACCCAACCCCGTCGGACCGCTGGCCGGTGACCTGAGCGCGTTCGGCGGCGGCAGCGCCGATGCCCCCGACAAGCTGTTCGTCCAGGACATGTTCCCCTACCCCTCCGGCGCGGGTCTGCACGTCGGGCACCCGCTGGGCTTCATCGCCAGCGACGTCTTCGCGCGCTACCAGCGGATGACGGGCAAGAACGTCCTGCACACGATGGGCTTCGACTCCTTCGGGCTGCCGGCCGAGCAGTACGCGGTCCAGACCGGCACCCACCCGCGGACCACGACCGAGCAGAACATCGAGCGCTACCTGGGTCAGATCCGACGCCTCGGACTCGGCCACGACGAGCGTCGTCGTGTCGCGACCACCGACGTCGACTTCTACCGCTGGACACAGTGGATCTTCCTGCAGATCTACAACGCCTGGTTCGACGCGGACCAGGGCAAGGCCCGACGCATCGCCGAGCTGGTCGACGAGTTCGTCTCCGGCACCCGCGAACTCACCGGAGAGCACGCCGGGAAGTCCTGGGCGGACCTCTCCCCGGCCGAGCGCACCGCGGTGATCGACGACCACCGCCTCGTGTACCTGAGTGATTCGCTGGTCAACTGGTGCCCGGGTCTGGGCACCGTGCTGGCCAACGAGGAGGTCACCGCCGACGGCCGCAGCGACCGCGGCAACTTCCCGGTCTTCCGGAAGCACCTGCGGCAGTGGATGATGCGGATCACCGCGTACTCCGACCGCCTGCTCGACGACCTGGAGCTGCTGGACTGGCCGGAGAAGGTCAAGACCATGCAGCGCAACTGGGTCGGCCGCTCGCGTGGTGCGCAGGTCCGGTTCGGTGCGCCCGGTGTCGGCGACATCGAGGTCTTCACCACCCGTCCCGACACCCTCTTCGGCGCCACCTACATGGTCCTGGCGCCCGAGCATCCGCTCGTCGACTCGCTGATCGCCGACGCCTGGCCGGAGGGCACCGATGCCCGGTGGACAGGTGGCGCCGGCGATCCCGCAGGTGCCATCGCCGGGTACCGCGCTTCGATTGCAGCGAAGTCCGACCTCGAACGTCAGGAGAACAAGGAGAAGACGGGCGTCTTCACCGGCTCCTTCGCGGTCAATCCGGTGAACGGACACCAGGTTCCGGTGTTCATCGCCGACTACGTCCTGATGGGCTACGGCACCGGCGCCATCATGGCGGTTCCGGCACACGACGCCCGCGACCACGAGTTCGCGACCGTCTTCGGCCTGCCGATCGTCGAGGTCATCGGCTCCGACACCGACGTTCAGGCCGAGGCCTACGTCGGCGACGGCCCGCTGGTCAACTCCGACTTCCTGAACGGCAAGAACGTCGAAGACGCCAAGGCCGCCATCGTCGAACGCCTCGAGGCCGACGGCGTCGGCACCGGCAAGATCCAGTACAAGCTGCGCGACTGGCTGTTCGCCCGTCAGCGGTACTGGGGTGAGCCGTTCCCCGTCGTCTACGACGCCGACGGTCAGCCGCACGCGCTGCCGGAATCGATGCTGCCGGTGGAACTCCCGGAGGTCGAGGACTACGCGCCGGTCTCCTTCGACCCCGACGACGCCGACAGCGAACCGTCCCCGCCGCTCGCCAAGGCCTCCGACTGGATGACGGTCGAACTCGATCTCGGTGACGGTCCGAAGACCTACACCCGCGACGCCAACGTCATGCCGCAGTGGGCGGGCAGCTCGTGGTACCAACTGCGCTACATCGACCCCACCAATCAGGACACACTGTGCGACAAGGACAACGAGGCCTACTGGATGGGTCCGCGTCCGGAGTTGCACGGTCGGAACGACCCGGGTGGCCTCGACCTGTACATCGGTGGCGTCGAGCACGCGGTGCTGCACCTGCTGTACTCGCGGTTCTGGCACAAGGTGCTGTTCGATCTCGGTTACGTCACCAGCCGCGAGCCGTACCGAAAGCTGTTCAACCAGGGCATGATCCAGGCCTACGCCTACACCGACTCGCGCGGCATCTACGTACCTGCCGAGGAGGTCACCGAGGAGAACGGCACGTTCTTCTACAACGGTGAAGAGGTCACCCAGGAGTACGGCAAGATGGGCAAGTCGCTGAAGAACTCGGTGACCCCCGACGACATCTGCCGTGACTACGGTGCCGACACCCTGCGCGTCTACGAGATGTTCATGGGGCCGCTCGACCAGTCCCGCCCCTGGGCGACCAAGGACGTCGTCGGCTCGCAGCGCTTCCTGCAGCGCATCTGGCGTCTCGTCGTCGACGAGGAGTCGGGCACCTCACGTGTCGCCGACACCGAGTCGGACGACGACACGAAGCGCTTGCTGCACAAGACGATCGCCGGGGTCCGCGAGGATTATGAGGCCCTGCGCAACAACACCGCCGTCGCCAAGCTGACCGTGCTGACCAACCACCTCACCAAGAACTTCGAGAAGACCGGCGTCCCACGCGATGCCGTCGAAGCCCTGGTGATCATGCTCGCGCCGCTGGCCCCGCACATCGCCGAGGAACTGTGGCACCGCCTGGGCCACGGCACCCTCGTCGTCCGCGCGCCGTTCCCGGTGGCCGACGAGGCCTGGCTGGTCGAGGACACCATCGAGATCCCGGTTCAGGTGAAGGGCAAGGTTCGCAGCCGCATCACCGTCGCCGCCGACGCCGATGAGGACACCCTGCGAACCACCGCCCTCGCCGACGAGAAGATCGCCGCTCTCCTCGACGGTGCCGAGCCGCGCAAGGTGATCGTGGTGCCCGGCCGGATGGTCAACGTCGTCCCCTGA
- a CDS encoding SdpI family protein, with product MLWVVNALSVAVAVLLFALAGLWATVGARGLRGSLPRNRRFGVRTDDTMRSDEAFRVANRVAAPGTIGASVILVLGAVATLAVDGGWSILFGVIALVAALVIIGLVSAIGVRAAATVPAEDAGCSCCSGHDEGHSHADPAGEQGASEPAADCGTSSCGACSLRGVCSSDAQA from the coding sequence ATGCTGTGGGTCGTGAACGCCCTGTCCGTCGCCGTTGCCGTGCTGCTCTTCGCGCTGGCCGGGCTCTGGGCCACGGTCGGGGCCCGCGGGCTCCGCGGCTCACTCCCTCGCAATCGCCGGTTCGGTGTTCGTACCGACGACACCATGCGCTCCGACGAGGCCTTCCGCGTCGCCAACCGCGTCGCCGCACCGGGCACGATCGGGGCGAGCGTGATCCTCGTCCTCGGTGCCGTCGCCACCCTCGCCGTCGACGGCGGCTGGTCCATCCTCTTCGGCGTCATCGCCCTGGTGGCCGCACTGGTCATCATCGGCCTGGTCAGCGCCATCGGCGTCCGCGCCGCCGCCACCGTGCCGGCCGAGGACGCGGGTTGCTCCTGCTGCTCGGGCCACGACGAGGGGCACAGCCACGCCGATCCCGCCGGTGAGCAGGGCGCCTCCGAGCCCGCCGCCGACTGCGGTACCAGCAGCTGCGGTGCGTGCTCGCTCCGCGGCGTCTGCTCGAGCGACGCCCAGGCCTGA
- a CDS encoding bile acid:sodium symporter family protein — translation MRTLKNLLDRSPIDGFILAIVAAVVVAAFLPVRGAAGDVFEWVVIIAIGALFFLYGTRLHPREALEGLKHWRLHVTILAFTFVAFPIIGLALKPVVEPMIGSDLYAGLLFLCLVPSTVQSSIAFTSIAKGNIAGAIVSASASNILGVFLTPLLVVALMHNTGDASIDATSILKIVAQILVPFVLGQLARPWVGPFFARHAKITKLADRSTIVLVVYVAFSEGVVNGIWSSVDATQVIAVAVISLLLVLVMLVVTGWVPKKLGFDRADTIAIQFCGTKKSLATGLPMATVLFASSTVGLIVLPLMIFHQIQLIICSWLATRYGREAEKVAAG, via the coding sequence ATGCGCACGCTCAAGAACCTTCTCGACCGCTCACCGATCGACGGATTCATCCTCGCGATCGTCGCCGCCGTCGTCGTCGCGGCCTTCCTCCCCGTCCGCGGTGCCGCCGGGGACGTGTTCGAGTGGGTCGTCATCATCGCGATCGGCGCCCTGTTCTTCCTCTACGGGACGCGGCTCCACCCACGTGAAGCGCTCGAAGGCCTGAAGCACTGGCGCCTCCACGTGACGATCCTGGCGTTCACGTTCGTGGCGTTCCCGATCATCGGTCTGGCCCTGAAGCCGGTCGTCGAGCCGATGATCGGTTCCGACCTCTACGCCGGGCTGCTCTTCCTGTGCCTCGTGCCGTCGACGGTGCAGTCGTCGATCGCGTTCACGTCCATCGCGAAGGGCAACATCGCCGGCGCGATCGTCAGCGCCTCGGCGTCGAACATCCTCGGCGTGTTCCTCACCCCGCTGCTCGTGGTCGCGCTGATGCACAACACCGGCGACGCCAGCATCGACGCGACGTCGATCCTGAAGATCGTGGCGCAGATCCTGGTGCCGTTCGTGCTCGGCCAGCTGGCGCGGCCGTGGGTCGGGCCGTTCTTCGCCCGGCACGCCAAAATCACCAAACTCGCCGACCGCAGCACCATCGTCCTCGTGGTCTACGTCGCCTTCAGCGAGGGCGTCGTGAACGGCATCTGGTCGTCGGTCGACGCCACACAGGTGATCGCTGTCGCGGTGATCTCGCTGCTACTTGTGCTGGTCATGCTCGTCGTCACCGGCTGGGTGCCGAAGAAGCTCGGCTTCGACCGCGCCGACACCATCGCCATCCAGTTCTGCGGCACCAAGAAGAGTCTCGCCACCGGACTCCCGATGGCCACCGTCCTCTTCGCCAGCTCAACCGTCGGCCTCATCGTCCTACCGCTGATGATCTTCCATCAGATCCAGCTGATCATCTGCTCGTGGCTGGCGACGCGGTACGGGCGTGAGGCGGAGAAAGTCGCGGCCGGCTAG